One window of the Megalops cyprinoides isolate fMegCyp1 chromosome 2, fMegCyp1.pri, whole genome shotgun sequence genome contains the following:
- the LOC118772539 gene encoding glycogen debranching enzyme-like isoform X1, with protein sequence MVHGKQTRVLLLNDMEKLERTLFRLEQGYELQFRLGPTLQGKNVHVHINYPAPGEKFDRHRFRALEWINPTGREDDSDKYCKLELKAAGSYQYYFGCGNEEKSGGGYIVVDPVLRVGADNHVLPLDCISIQTYLAKCLGPLDEWPDRLRVAKESGYNMIHFTPLQMLGLSRSCYSLADQLELNPDFSLPGQKRTWADVGKLVEKLKKEWNVACITDVVYNHTAANSKWIREHPECGYNLVNSPHLKPAWVLDRAIWHLTCDVADGKCKDRGLPALIQNEQHLNSIRGILWQDIYPSIKLWEFFQVNVDKTVEQFKKLLESGSKVVKTGEKQHLRIIQDPQYRRFGCTVDMNTALETFIPNGNSPSAIQECCNWLRRRLEELNGAWYKEMHYHQEQAVNCIVGTVVYERLADHGPKLGPITRKDPLVTRYFTFPFEEMTLDQDLQLMHKPEKSCHFLAHNGWVMGDDPLRNFAEPGSNVYLRRELICWGDSVKLRYGNKPEDCPYLWAHMKKYTELTAKHFCGVRLDNCHSTPLHVAEYMLDTARELRPDLYVVAELFTGNEELDNVFVTRLGITSLIREAMSAHDSHEEGRLVYRFGGEPVGAFLQPSLRPLVPAIAHAMFLDITHDNECPIQVRSAYDCLPSAAIVSMACCATGSTRGYDELVPHQVSVVREERFYPKWNPQAKPSSPGEVNQQSGVIAGKLALNRLHQELAAKGFIQVYVDQVDEDIVAVTRHCPSTHQSVVTVSRTAFQSPKIHHYRDDVPPMFIPGQIEEVVLEARTVERPGVSYKKDEKSINGLPEYTVEIREHIQLKDSKIVKQAEVTSKGRSEFVQEIVFERLTPGSVIAFRVNLDPKSQEMVGVLRSHLIQFSPHYKSGSLPDEKAPAILKMPFASIVSKLNLADMNMLLFRCDAEEKEDGGGCYNIPSWMSLKYGGLQGIMSVMADVRPKNDLGHPFCDNLRQGDWMIDYVSNRLASRGGALGEVGKWFQAMFGYLKHVPRYLVPCYFDAIMVGAYTCALDATFQLMSSFVQNGSTFVKLLALGSVQMCGVGRFPALPPLSPALHDVPYRVSSVTKKEEQCCVSLAAGLPHFSSGIFRCWGRDTFIALRGLMLVTGRHLEARNIILAFAGTLRHGLIPNLLGEGICARYNCRDAVWWWLQCIQDYCNIVPNGTDILQCPVSRMYPSDDSKPQPAGTVDQPLCDVIQEAMQCHMQGIEFRERNAGPQIDRNMRDEGFSVVAKVSPDTGFVYGGNRFNCGTWMDKMGESDRARNRGMPATPRDGAAVEIVGLSKSTVRWLVELHKKGLFPYAAVTIYRRGKQITVSYEDWNRKIQNNFERMFYVSHDLKDPNEKHPELVHKRGIYKDSFGASSPWCDYQLRPNFTIAMVVAPEIFTVERAWEALEIAEKKLLGPLGMKTLDPDDMVYCGVYDNALDNDNYNVAKGFNYHQGPEWLWPVGYFLRAKIYFAKKMGKEMYEKTVYLVKNVLSQHYVHLERSSWKGLPELTNENGQYCSFSCESQAWSIATILEVLHDL encoded by the exons ATGGTCCATGGCAAACAAACCCGAGTTCTCCTTCTCAATGACATGGAGAAGCTCGAGAGGACTCTCTTTCGACTGGAGCAAG GCTATGAGCTCCAGTTCCGCCTAGGTCCTACTCTACAGGGAaagaatgtgcatgtgcacatcaATTACCCAGCCCCAGGAGAGAAGTTTGACCGCCACAGGTTCCGTGCTTTAGAATGGATAAACCCCACTGGAAGAGAGGACGACTCTGACAAGTACTGTAAACTGGAGCTGAAGGCTGCAGGGTCATATCAGTATTATTTTGGCTGTGG AAACGAAGAGAAAAGTGGCGGTGGATACATTGTGGTGGATCCAGTTCTACGTGTGGGTGCTGATAACCATGTTCTCCCTCTGGATTGTATCAGCATTCAAACCTACCTGGCCAAGTGTCTCGGGCCCTTGGACGAGTGGCCAGACAGACTTAGAGTGGCCAAGGAGTCTG ggtATAACATGATTCACTTCACACCCCTGCAGATGTTAGGCCTGTCTCGTTCATGCTACTCTCTGGCCGATCAGTTGGAGCTGAACCCAGACTTCTCCCTCCCTGGGCAGAAACGCACCTGGGCAGATGTGGGAAAACTGGTGGAAAAACTCAAGAAGGAGTGGAATGTGGCTTGCATTACAGATGTGGTTTATAATCACAcag CTGCCAACAGTAAGTGGATTCGGGAGCACCCTGAGTGTGGGTACAACCTTGTGAACTCCCCTCACCTGAAGCCTGCCTGGGTGCTGGACAGGGCCATATGGCACCTCACGTGTGATGTCGCCGACGGGAAGTGCAAGGATCGCGGGCTTCCCGCCCTCATTCAGAACGAGCAGCATCTGAAC TCAATCCGAGGAATCCTCTGGCAGGATATCTACCCCAGCATTAAGCTGTGGGAATTCTTCCAAGTCAATGTGGACAAAACCGTGGAGCAGTTTAAGAAACTGCTTGAGAGTG GCAGCAAAGTGGTCAAGACCGGGGAAAAGCAACATCTGCGGATTATCCAGGACCCACAGTACAGACGCTTCGGCTGCACCGTGGATATGAACACAGCCCTGGAGACTTTCATTCCAAATGG CAACAGCCCCTCAGCTATTCAGGAATGTTGCAACTGGCTGAGGAGaaggctggaggagctgaatgGTGCATGGTACAAAGAGATGCATTACCACCAGGAGCAG GCTGTaaactgcattgtgggaactGTTGTTTATGAGCGCCTTGCTGACCATGGGCCCAAGCTGGGCCCGATCACCCGGAAAGATCCTTTGGTAACAAG GTATTTCACCTTCCCCTTTGAAGAGATGACTCTAGACCAGGACCTGCAGCTGATGCACAAGCCAGAGAAGTCCTGTCACTTCCTGGCCCACAATGGCTGGGTGATGGGGGACGACCCCCTAAGGAACTTTGCAGAACCAG GGTCCAATGTCTACCTCAGGAGGGAGCTGATTTGCTGGGGGGACAGTGTCAAACTTCGCTATGGCAACAAACCCGAGGATTGCCCCTACCTGTGGGCCCATATGAAGAAGTACACTGAGCTCACGGCCAAGCACTTCTGTGGAGTGCGTTTGGACAACTGTCATTCCACCCCTCTCCATGTGGCTGAG TACATGCTGGATACGGCCCGCGAGCTGCGGCCTGATCTGTATGTAGTGGCTGAACTGTTCACAGGAAACGAGGAACTGGACAATGTCTTTGTGACTAGGCTTGGCATAACTTCTCTCATCAGAG AGGCTATGAGCGCGCACGATAGCCACGAGGAGGGCAGGTTGGTGTACCGTTTCGGAGGCGAGCCCGTGGGAGCCTTCCTCCAGCCCAGTCTCAGGCCTTTGGTGCCTGCTATAGCTCATGCCATGTTTCTGGATATTACCCATGACAATGAATGCCCCATTCAG GTCCGCTCAGCATACGACTGCCTCCCCAGTGCTGCTATAGTCTCCATGGCCTGCTGTGCCACTGGCAGCACCAGAGGCTACGATGAGCTTGTTCCTCACCAG GTCTCAGTGGTGAGAGAGGAGCGCTTCTACCCCAAATGGAACCCCCAGGCGAAGCCCTCGTCGCCAGGGGAGGTGAACCAGCAGAGCGGCGTCATAGCCGGGAAACTGGCCCTCAACCGCCTGCACCAGGAGCTGGCAGCCAAGGGCTTCATCCAG GTGTATGTGGATCAGGTTGACGAGGATATTGTCGCTGTGACCAGACACTGCCCCAGCACCCACCAGTCTGTGGTGACGGTGTCCCGCACTGCCTTCCAAAGCCCAAAGATTCATCACTACAGGGATGACGTGCCGCCGATGTTTATCCCAG GTCAAATTGAGGAGGTGGTGCTAGAGGCGAGGACTGTCGAAAGGCCTGGCGTGTCATACAAGAAAGACGAGAAGAGCATTAATGGCTTGCCTGAGTATACAGTCGAGATTAGAGAACACATTCAG CTGAAAGACAGCAAGATTGTGAAGCAAGCAGAGGTGACGTCGAAGGGGCGCAGCGAGTTCGTGCAGGAGATTGTGTTTGAGCGCCTGACTCCCGGGAGTGTGATCGCCTTCAG GGTGAACTTGGACCCCAAATCCCAGGAGATGGTTGGTGTGCTCCGAAGCCATCTCATCCAGTTCAGTCCTCATTACAAATCTGGCAGCCTGCCCGATGAGAAAGCTCCAGCCATACTCAAAATGCCATTTGCCTC TATTGTTTCCAAGCTGAACTTGGCTGATATGAACATGCTGCTGTTCCGCTGTGATGCTGAGGAAAAAGAAGACGGTGGAGGATGTTACAATATTCCATCTTGGATGTCTCTGAAATATGGTGGCCTGCAAG GTATAATGTCAGTGATGGCGGACGTCCGTCCCAAAAACGACTTGGGGCACCCCTTCTGTGACAATCTGAGGCAAGGGGACTGGATGATCGACTATGTGAGCAACCGTTTGGCGTCCCGCGGAGGTGCTCTGGGAGAG GTGGGAAAGTGGTTCCAGGCCATGTTCGGCTACCTCAAGCATGTCCCACGCTACCTGGTCCCTTGCTACTTCGATGCCATCATGGTTGGGGCGTACACATGTGCTTTGGATGCTACTTTCCAATTGATGTCAAG TTTCGTGCAGAACGGCTCCACCTTCGTGAAACTGCTGGCACTGGGCTCGGTGCAGATGTGTGGAGTCGGCCGCTTCCCCGCCCTGCCCCCCTTGTCCCCTGCCCTTCACGATGTCCCCTACCGCGTCAGCAGCGTCACCAAGAAGGAAGAGCAGTGCTGCGTGTCCCTGGCTGCGG GTCTCCCCCACTTCTCCTCTGGGATCTTTCGCTGCTGGGGGCGGGACACATTCATCGCCCTTCGTGGCCTCATGCTGGTCACTGGCCGTCACCTGGAGGCCAG GAACATCATCCTGGCCTTCGCTGGCACCCTGAGACATGGCCTCATCCCCAACTTGCTGGGTGAGGGCATCTGTGCCAGGTACAACTGCAGGGATGCCGTGTGGTGGTGGCTGCAGTGTATCCAGGACTACTGCAACATAGTGCCCAATGGCACCGACATCCTCCAGTGCCCTGTCTCCAGGATGTACCCGTCAGACGACTCCAAGCCCCAGCCCGCCGGGACAGTG GACCAGcccctctgtgatgtcatccagGAGGCCATGCAGTGCCATATGCAGGGAATTGAATTCCGGGAGAGGAACGCTGGACCCCAGATCGACCGCAACATGAGGGACGAAG gcttcAGTGTAGTTGCTAAAGTAAGTCCAGACACTGGATTTGTATATGGTGGTAATCGCTTCAACTGTGGAACCTGGATGGACAAAATGGGAGAAAGTGATAGAGCTCGCAATCGAGGAATGCCAGCCACACCCAG GGATGGCGCAGCAGTGGAGATTGTGGGCCTCAGTAAGTCCACCGTCCGCTGGCTGGTAGAGCTCCACAAGAAGGGACTCTTCCCCTATGCTGCTGTCACCATCTATAGACGTG GAAAGCAAATTACCGTATCCTATGAAGACTGGAACAGAAAGATCCAAAACAATTTTGAGAGGATGTTCtatgtgtcacatgacctgaaGGACCCCAATGAGAAACACCCTGAACTGGTCCACAAAAGAGGGATTTACAAGGACAGTTTTGGGGCCTCTAGTCCCTGGTGCGACTACCAACTCAGGCCCAACTTCACCATCGCCATGGTCGTG
- the LOC118772539 gene encoding glycogen debranching enzyme-like isoform X2, which translates to MVHGKQTRVLLLNDMEKLERTLFRLEQGYELQFRLGPTLQGKNVHVHINYPAPGEKFDRHRFRALEWINPTGREDDSDKYCKLELKAAGSYQYYFGCGNEEKSGGGYIVVDPVLRVGADNHVLPLDCISIQTYLAKCLGPLDEWPDRLRVAKESGYNMIHFTPLQMLGLSRSCYSLADQLELNPDFSLPGQKRTWADVGKLVEKLKKEWNVACITDVVYNHTAANSKWIREHPECGYNLVNSPHLKPAWVLDRAIWHLTCDVADGKCKDRGLPALIQNEQHLNSIRGILWQDIYPSIKLWEFFQVNVDKTVEQFKKLLESGSKVVKTGEKQHLRIIQDPQYRRFGCTVDMNTALETFIPNGNSPSAIQECCNWLRRRLEELNGAWYKEMHYHQEQAVNCIVGTVVYERLADHGPKLGPITRKDPLVTRYFTFPFEEMTLDQDLQLMHKPEKSCHFLAHNGWVMGDDPLRNFAEPGSNVYLRRELICWGDSVKLRYGNKPEDCPYLWAHMKKYTELTAKHFCGVRLDNCHSTPLHVAEEMLAAARAVRPNLYVIAELFTGSELIDNVFVNRLGITSLIREAMSAHDSHEEGRLVYRFGGEPVGAFLQPSLRPLVPAIAHAMFLDITHDNECPIQVRSAYDCLPSAAIVSMACCATGSTRGYDELVPHQVSVVREERFYPKWNPQAKPSSPGEVNQQSGVIAGKLALNRLHQELAAKGFIQVYVDQVDEDIVAVTRHCPSTHQSVVTVSRTAFQSPKIHHYRDDVPPMFIPGQIEEVVLEARTVERPGVSYKKDEKSINGLPEYTVEIREHIQLKDSKIVKQAEVTSKGRSEFVQEIVFERLTPGSVIAFRVNLDPKSQEMVGVLRSHLIQFSPHYKSGSLPDEKAPAILKMPFASIVSKLNLADMNMLLFRCDAEEKEDGGGCYNIPSWMSLKYGGLQGIMSVMADVRPKNDLGHPFCDNLRQGDWMIDYVSNRLASRGGALGEVGKWFQAMFGYLKHVPRYLVPCYFDAIMVGAYTCALDATFQLMSSFVQNGSTFVKLLALGSVQMCGVGRFPALPPLSPALHDVPYRVSSVTKKEEQCCVSLAAGLPHFSSGIFRCWGRDTFIALRGLMLVTGRHLEARNIILAFAGTLRHGLIPNLLGEGICARYNCRDAVWWWLQCIQDYCNIVPNGTDILQCPVSRMYPSDDSKPQPAGTVDQPLCDVIQEAMQCHMQGIEFRERNAGPQIDRNMRDEGFSVVAKVSPDTGFVYGGNRFNCGTWMDKMGESDRARNRGMPATPRDGAAVEIVGLSKSTVRWLVELHKKGLFPYAAVTIYRRGKQITVSYEDWNRKIQNNFERMFYVSHDLKDPNEKHPELVHKRGIYKDSFGASSPWCDYQLRPNFTIAMVVAPEIFTVERAWEALEIAEKKLLGPLGMKTLDPDDMVYCGVYDNALDNDNYNVAKGFNYHQGPEWLWPVGYFLRAKIYFAKKMGKEMYEKTVYLVKNVLSQHYVHLERSSWKGLPELTNENGQYCSFSCESQAWSIATILEVLHDL; encoded by the exons ATGGTCCATGGCAAACAAACCCGAGTTCTCCTTCTCAATGACATGGAGAAGCTCGAGAGGACTCTCTTTCGACTGGAGCAAG GCTATGAGCTCCAGTTCCGCCTAGGTCCTACTCTACAGGGAaagaatgtgcatgtgcacatcaATTACCCAGCCCCAGGAGAGAAGTTTGACCGCCACAGGTTCCGTGCTTTAGAATGGATAAACCCCACTGGAAGAGAGGACGACTCTGACAAGTACTGTAAACTGGAGCTGAAGGCTGCAGGGTCATATCAGTATTATTTTGGCTGTGG AAACGAAGAGAAAAGTGGCGGTGGATACATTGTGGTGGATCCAGTTCTACGTGTGGGTGCTGATAACCATGTTCTCCCTCTGGATTGTATCAGCATTCAAACCTACCTGGCCAAGTGTCTCGGGCCCTTGGACGAGTGGCCAGACAGACTTAGAGTGGCCAAGGAGTCTG ggtATAACATGATTCACTTCACACCCCTGCAGATGTTAGGCCTGTCTCGTTCATGCTACTCTCTGGCCGATCAGTTGGAGCTGAACCCAGACTTCTCCCTCCCTGGGCAGAAACGCACCTGGGCAGATGTGGGAAAACTGGTGGAAAAACTCAAGAAGGAGTGGAATGTGGCTTGCATTACAGATGTGGTTTATAATCACAcag CTGCCAACAGTAAGTGGATTCGGGAGCACCCTGAGTGTGGGTACAACCTTGTGAACTCCCCTCACCTGAAGCCTGCCTGGGTGCTGGACAGGGCCATATGGCACCTCACGTGTGATGTCGCCGACGGGAAGTGCAAGGATCGCGGGCTTCCCGCCCTCATTCAGAACGAGCAGCATCTGAAC TCAATCCGAGGAATCCTCTGGCAGGATATCTACCCCAGCATTAAGCTGTGGGAATTCTTCCAAGTCAATGTGGACAAAACCGTGGAGCAGTTTAAGAAACTGCTTGAGAGTG GCAGCAAAGTGGTCAAGACCGGGGAAAAGCAACATCTGCGGATTATCCAGGACCCACAGTACAGACGCTTCGGCTGCACCGTGGATATGAACACAGCCCTGGAGACTTTCATTCCAAATGG CAACAGCCCCTCAGCTATTCAGGAATGTTGCAACTGGCTGAGGAGaaggctggaggagctgaatgGTGCATGGTACAAAGAGATGCATTACCACCAGGAGCAG GCTGTaaactgcattgtgggaactGTTGTTTATGAGCGCCTTGCTGACCATGGGCCCAAGCTGGGCCCGATCACCCGGAAAGATCCTTTGGTAACAAG GTATTTCACCTTCCCCTTTGAAGAGATGACTCTAGACCAGGACCTGCAGCTGATGCACAAGCCAGAGAAGTCCTGTCACTTCCTGGCCCACAATGGCTGGGTGATGGGGGACGACCCCCTAAGGAACTTTGCAGAACCAG GGTCCAATGTCTACCTCAGGAGGGAGCTGATTTGCTGGGGGGACAGTGTCAAACTTCGCTATGGCAACAAACCCGAGGATTGCCCCTACCTGTGGGCCCATATGAAGAAGTACACTGAGCTCACGGCCAAGCACTTCTGTGGAGTGCGTTTGGACAACTGTCATTCCACCCCTCTCCATGTGGCTGAG GAGATGTTAGCTGCGGCCAGGGCAGTCAGGCCCAATCTCTATGTGATAGCAGAGCTCTTTACAGGCAGTGAGCTGATTGACAATGTCTTTGTAAACCGCCTGGGGATAACCAGTCTTATCAGAG AGGCTATGAGCGCGCACGATAGCCACGAGGAGGGCAGGTTGGTGTACCGTTTCGGAGGCGAGCCCGTGGGAGCCTTCCTCCAGCCCAGTCTCAGGCCTTTGGTGCCTGCTATAGCTCATGCCATGTTTCTGGATATTACCCATGACAATGAATGCCCCATTCAG GTCCGCTCAGCATACGACTGCCTCCCCAGTGCTGCTATAGTCTCCATGGCCTGCTGTGCCACTGGCAGCACCAGAGGCTACGATGAGCTTGTTCCTCACCAG GTCTCAGTGGTGAGAGAGGAGCGCTTCTACCCCAAATGGAACCCCCAGGCGAAGCCCTCGTCGCCAGGGGAGGTGAACCAGCAGAGCGGCGTCATAGCCGGGAAACTGGCCCTCAACCGCCTGCACCAGGAGCTGGCAGCCAAGGGCTTCATCCAG GTGTATGTGGATCAGGTTGACGAGGATATTGTCGCTGTGACCAGACACTGCCCCAGCACCCACCAGTCTGTGGTGACGGTGTCCCGCACTGCCTTCCAAAGCCCAAAGATTCATCACTACAGGGATGACGTGCCGCCGATGTTTATCCCAG GTCAAATTGAGGAGGTGGTGCTAGAGGCGAGGACTGTCGAAAGGCCTGGCGTGTCATACAAGAAAGACGAGAAGAGCATTAATGGCTTGCCTGAGTATACAGTCGAGATTAGAGAACACATTCAG CTGAAAGACAGCAAGATTGTGAAGCAAGCAGAGGTGACGTCGAAGGGGCGCAGCGAGTTCGTGCAGGAGATTGTGTTTGAGCGCCTGACTCCCGGGAGTGTGATCGCCTTCAG GGTGAACTTGGACCCCAAATCCCAGGAGATGGTTGGTGTGCTCCGAAGCCATCTCATCCAGTTCAGTCCTCATTACAAATCTGGCAGCCTGCCCGATGAGAAAGCTCCAGCCATACTCAAAATGCCATTTGCCTC TATTGTTTCCAAGCTGAACTTGGCTGATATGAACATGCTGCTGTTCCGCTGTGATGCTGAGGAAAAAGAAGACGGTGGAGGATGTTACAATATTCCATCTTGGATGTCTCTGAAATATGGTGGCCTGCAAG GTATAATGTCAGTGATGGCGGACGTCCGTCCCAAAAACGACTTGGGGCACCCCTTCTGTGACAATCTGAGGCAAGGGGACTGGATGATCGACTATGTGAGCAACCGTTTGGCGTCCCGCGGAGGTGCTCTGGGAGAG GTGGGAAAGTGGTTCCAGGCCATGTTCGGCTACCTCAAGCATGTCCCACGCTACCTGGTCCCTTGCTACTTCGATGCCATCATGGTTGGGGCGTACACATGTGCTTTGGATGCTACTTTCCAATTGATGTCAAG TTTCGTGCAGAACGGCTCCACCTTCGTGAAACTGCTGGCACTGGGCTCGGTGCAGATGTGTGGAGTCGGCCGCTTCCCCGCCCTGCCCCCCTTGTCCCCTGCCCTTCACGATGTCCCCTACCGCGTCAGCAGCGTCACCAAGAAGGAAGAGCAGTGCTGCGTGTCCCTGGCTGCGG GTCTCCCCCACTTCTCCTCTGGGATCTTTCGCTGCTGGGGGCGGGACACATTCATCGCCCTTCGTGGCCTCATGCTGGTCACTGGCCGTCACCTGGAGGCCAG GAACATCATCCTGGCCTTCGCTGGCACCCTGAGACATGGCCTCATCCCCAACTTGCTGGGTGAGGGCATCTGTGCCAGGTACAACTGCAGGGATGCCGTGTGGTGGTGGCTGCAGTGTATCCAGGACTACTGCAACATAGTGCCCAATGGCACCGACATCCTCCAGTGCCCTGTCTCCAGGATGTACCCGTCAGACGACTCCAAGCCCCAGCCCGCCGGGACAGTG GACCAGcccctctgtgatgtcatccagGAGGCCATGCAGTGCCATATGCAGGGAATTGAATTCCGGGAGAGGAACGCTGGACCCCAGATCGACCGCAACATGAGGGACGAAG gcttcAGTGTAGTTGCTAAAGTAAGTCCAGACACTGGATTTGTATATGGTGGTAATCGCTTCAACTGTGGAACCTGGATGGACAAAATGGGAGAAAGTGATAGAGCTCGCAATCGAGGAATGCCAGCCACACCCAG GGATGGCGCAGCAGTGGAGATTGTGGGCCTCAGTAAGTCCACCGTCCGCTGGCTGGTAGAGCTCCACAAGAAGGGACTCTTCCCCTATGCTGCTGTCACCATCTATAGACGTG GAAAGCAAATTACCGTATCCTATGAAGACTGGAACAGAAAGATCCAAAACAATTTTGAGAGGATGTTCtatgtgtcacatgacctgaaGGACCCCAATGAGAAACACCCTGAACTGGTCCACAAAAGAGGGATTTACAAGGACAGTTTTGGGGCCTCTAGTCCCTGGTGCGACTACCAACTCAGGCCCAACTTCACCATCGCCATGGTCGTG
- the frrs1b gene encoding putative ferric-chelate reductase 1: MRKMPTHLPDLLLMLAVMAVCFGTVAGFSNGKVTEACKSMVPNHGHHSSTKANTYSITVDKSKFSPGDQIKVTLSASKSGTTYFKGFLIQARDTGRPSADAVGWFTLVNNTASQLLKCGHTQGSAVSHTSDAKKTEVQAIWNSPKNAPSSVQFMVTVVQHYKVYWVKIPGPVVSQAGVTPGPLPSTTTSAETTAPSVLPGPFSAEGCGTRKSCLRDPVGCDPETDPLCSYLSFTPEGQTVLFELSGPADGYVSFALSLDKWMGNDDVYLCVRDEHKVDINAAYVAGRTHPVPAAESALTDMSWRTSDGVIQCRFRRNIHIPQDHNRFSLNESYYLFVANGRAENGMVHRHDRQPLISTFQKVILGPAENLSGSRSPVLIKFHGAFMLVAWMTTVTTGIIVARYFKNDWPRSALFGQKVWFQVHRALMILTVLLTTVGFVLPFVYRGGWSRRAGTHPYFGCIVMALAVIQPLMAVLRPPPDSSRRYIFNWMHLGAGTMAQIIAVFAIFLGIHQQALLLPGPWSTVVLAGFVVWGVVAELVLEFHSRGHFKIGNKDAEDEEEILSNPKDQSNEGTLFKKVVVAVFLCGNIGFLSVLLYTISSV, encoded by the exons ATGAGAAAG ATGCCTACACACCTGCCAGATCTCCTGCTGATGCTGGCGGTtatggctgtgtgctttgggaCAGTCGCTGGTTTCAGTAATGGAAAAGTGACAGAAGCTTGCAAGAGCATGGTACCAAATCATGGTCATCATTCCAGCACCAAAGCCAACACATACTCAATAACTGTGGATAAAAGTAAATTCAGCCCTGGGGATCAAATCAAAG TAACGCTGTCAGCCTCCAAATCTGGGACCACGTACTTCAAGGGTTTTCTTATTCAAGCTCGAGATACTGGCAGGCCTTCTGCAGACGCAGTGGGATGGTTTACTCTGGTTAATAACACTGCTTCACAGCTTTTGAAGTGTGGCCACACACAG GGATCAGCTGTGAGTCACACTAGTGATGCCAAAAAGACAGAAGTCCAGGCCATCTGGAACAGTCCGAAAAATGCCCCATCCAGTGTCCAGTTTAT GGTGACAGTGGTTCAGCATTACAAGGTTTACTGGGTGAAGATCCCTGGGCCCGTGGTATCTCAGGCTGGGGTAACTCCAGGGCCGCTgccctccaccaccacctctgcaGAGACCACTGCACCCAGTGTACTCCCTGGCCCG TTCAGCGCGGAGGGGTGTGGCACCAGGAAGTCCTGCCTACGGGATCCTGTGGGCTGTGATCCAGAGACCGACCCCCTGTGTTCCTACCTCTCCTTTACCCCAGAGGGACAGACTGTGCTTTTCGAGCTCAGTGGACCTGCTGATGGATACGTCTCATTCGCCCTCTCCCTAGACAAGTGGATG GGGAATGATGAcgtgtacctgtgtgtgagagatgagCACAAGGTGGACATCAATGCTGCCTACGTTGCAGGTCGCACACATCCTGTGCCAGCAGCTGAG AGCGCGCTGACCGATATGTCATGGAGGACGTCGGACGGGGTCATCCAGTGCAGGTTCCGCAGAAACATACACATCCCACAGGACCACAACCGATTTAGCCTGAATGAGAGCTACTACCTGTTTGTGGCGAACGGACGAGCTGAAAATG GCATGGTTCACAGACATGACCGGCAACCCCTGATCTCCACCTTTCAGAAAGTAATCTTGGGGCCAGCTGAAAATTTAAGTGGCTCACGCTCTCCTGTGCTTATCAAATTCCATG GTGCTTTTATGCTCGTTGCCTGGATGACAACTGTCACCACCGGTATTATTGTGGCCCGCTACTTCAAGAATGATTGGCCACGGAGTGCACTGTTTGGACAAAAGGTTTGGTTTCAG GTACATCGAGCCCTGATGATCCTGACAGTGCTGCTCACCACTGTGGGCTTTGTCCTGCCCTTCGTATACAGAGGAGGCTGGAGTCGT cgTGCTGGGACTCACCCTTACTTTGGCTGTATTGTGATGGCTCTCGCAGTGATCCAGCCACTCATGGCGGTGCTCAGACCTCCCCCAGACTCTTCTCG aagGTACATATTCAATTGGATGCATTTGGGTGCAGGCACCATGGCACAGATAATTGCTG TTTTTGCCATCTTCCTGGGGATCCACCAGCAGGCCCTGCTCCTCCCAGGGCCCTGGTCCACAGTTGTCTTGGCAGGATTTGTAGTCTGGGGAGTGGTAGCAGAGCTGGTTCTGGAGTTTCACAGTAGAGGCCACTTTAAAATAG GGAATAAGGACgcagaagatgaagaggaaatTCTGTCCAACCCTAAAGACCAAAGCAATGAG GGCACTCTGTTTAAAAAGGTTGTTGTGGCAGTCTTCCTCTGTGGGAACATCGGGTTCCTGAGTGTACTCTTATACACCATAAGCAGTGTCTGA